One genomic segment of Methylorubrum populi includes these proteins:
- a CDS encoding nucleotide sugar dehydrogenase — MDVKKAPNVVIIGLGYVGLTLSVALARRGVQVYGIEKRPEVVEKTNAGVPHFAEVGLRAALADVVKKGRFVAGTTTEGVPRAEFYIVTVGTPLYPGSHEPRLDMIEEATREVAEHFGDGATVILRSTVRVGTTTGVVKPILDRTGTAYHLAMCPERTLEGDAMRELINLPQIIGGETPDASDAAAALFSRLTHTIVRVASPETAEMIKLVDNTSRDVRFAFANEVARACDALGINANDVIRYGKLGYTRTDVAAPGLVGGPCLEKDPHILLSSVSGRGIGLEITAASRLVNERQPAETVGSLVARLKARRPGPYKAVVAGLAFKGRPETDDLRGSMSLHVIREMMATQQFSEIRVYDGVVPIEHIRAIGSGITPYERLASACEGADVLVIANNHPEYSKIDLETIVGTMSADAFVYDYWNNLSEMPAEVLEDRYVTVGNLVGRFQ; from the coding sequence ATGGACGTGAAGAAAGCTCCCAACGTCGTCATCATCGGTCTCGGCTATGTCGGCCTGACCCTGTCCGTCGCCCTGGCGCGCCGCGGCGTCCAGGTCTACGGCATCGAGAAGCGGCCCGAGGTCGTCGAGAAGACCAATGCCGGGGTTCCGCATTTCGCCGAGGTCGGCCTCCGGGCCGCGCTCGCCGACGTGGTGAAGAAGGGCCGCTTCGTCGCCGGCACCACGACCGAGGGCGTGCCGCGGGCCGAGTTCTACATCGTCACGGTCGGCACGCCGCTCTATCCCGGCTCCCACGAGCCCCGCCTCGACATGATCGAGGAGGCGACGCGCGAGGTGGCCGAGCACTTCGGCGACGGCGCGACGGTGATCCTGCGCTCGACGGTGCGGGTCGGCACGACCACGGGCGTGGTCAAGCCGATCCTCGACCGCACCGGCACCGCCTACCATCTCGCGATGTGCCCCGAGCGGACGCTGGAGGGCGACGCCATGCGCGAACTCATCAACCTGCCGCAGATCATCGGCGGTGAGACGCCGGACGCCTCCGACGCCGCGGCCGCCCTGTTCAGCCGCCTGACCCACACCATCGTCCGGGTCGCGAGCCCGGAGACGGCGGAGATGATCAAGCTCGTCGACAACACCTCGCGCGACGTCCGCTTCGCCTTCGCCAACGAGGTGGCCCGCGCCTGCGACGCCCTCGGCATCAACGCCAACGACGTGATCCGCTACGGCAAGCTCGGCTACACCCGCACCGACGTCGCCGCCCCGGGCCTCGTCGGCGGCCCCTGCCTGGAGAAGGATCCGCACATCCTGCTGTCCTCGGTCTCGGGCCGGGGGATCGGCCTGGAGATCACCGCGGCCTCCCGGCTCGTGAACGAGCGCCAGCCGGCGGAGACGGTGGGAAGCCTCGTCGCGCGGCTGAAGGCGCGGCGGCCCGGGCCGTACAAGGCGGTGGTGGCGGGCCTCGCCTTCAAGGGCCGGCCGGAGACCGACGACCTGCGCGGGTCGATGTCGCTCCACGTCATCCGCGAGATGATGGCCACGCAGCAGTTCTCGGAGATCCGGGTCTACGACGGCGTGGTCCCGATCGAGCACATCCGGGCGATCGGGTCGGGCATCACCCCCTACGAGCGTCTCGCTTCGGCCTGCGAGGGGGCGGACGTGCTCGTCATCGCCAACAACCACCCGGAATATTCGAAGATCGATCTCGAGACGATCGTCGGCACGATGTCGGCCGACGCCTTCGTCTACGATTACTGGAACAATCTCAGCGAGATGCCGGCCGAGGTGCTGGAGGATCGCTACGTCACCGTGGGCAACCTCGTGGGTCGATTTCAATGA
- a CDS encoding NAD-dependent epimerase/dehydratase family protein — MSRLAVTGAGGFIGAHLTRALLAEGHEVVAIDNYIRGRESRLSGAEGAIRRATLDVRDKEALVEALSGVACVFHLAAVNGTENFYTQPQLVLDVGVRGALAVTEACIEAGVPDLVVASSAEVYQTPRVVPTNEDIEMVIPDALNPRYSYGGSKLISELIAFNYGRDTLRKVQVFRPHNVYGPDMGWKHVVPQLIEKIVAAGDGGSITLQGDGSETRAFCYVGDVVDGIVRMWRSGETMNVYHIGSMEEVAIRDLARIAADALGRRVELIAGPAAAGATPRRCPDIAKMARLGYAPAVSLREGIARTVAWYRDNPAPADSNPLL; from the coding sequence ATGAGCAGACTGGCTGTCACCGGCGCGGGCGGGTTCATCGGCGCCCATCTGACCCGCGCCCTCCTGGCCGAGGGCCACGAGGTCGTCGCGATCGACAACTACATCCGCGGCCGGGAATCGCGTCTGTCCGGGGCCGAGGGCGCGATCCGGCGGGCCACGCTCGACGTGCGCGACAAGGAGGCGCTGGTCGAGGCGCTGTCGGGCGTCGCGTGCGTCTTCCACCTCGCCGCCGTCAACGGCACCGAGAACTTTTACACGCAGCCGCAACTCGTGCTTGATGTCGGCGTGCGCGGGGCGCTCGCCGTCACCGAGGCCTGCATCGAGGCGGGCGTGCCGGACCTCGTCGTCGCCTCCTCGGCGGAGGTCTACCAGACCCCGCGGGTGGTGCCGACGAACGAGGACATCGAGATGGTGATCCCCGACGCGCTCAACCCGCGCTACTCCTACGGCGGCTCGAAGCTGATCTCGGAACTGATCGCCTTCAACTACGGCCGGGACACGCTGCGCAAGGTCCAGGTCTTCCGGCCGCACAACGTCTACGGGCCCGACATGGGCTGGAAGCACGTCGTGCCGCAACTGATCGAGAAGATCGTCGCCGCCGGCGACGGCGGGTCGATCACCCTCCAGGGCGACGGCAGCGAGACCCGGGCCTTCTGCTACGTCGGCGACGTGGTCGACGGCATCGTCCGGATGTGGCGCTCGGGCGAGACCATGAACGTCTATCACATCGGCTCGATGGAGGAGGTGGCGATCCGCGACCTCGCGCGGATCGCCGCGGACGCGCTCGGGCGACGCGTCGAACTGATCGCCGGGCCGGCGGCGGCCGGGGCGACGCCGCGCCGCTGCCCCGACATCGCCAAGATGGCGCGCCTCGGCTACGCGCCCGCCGTCTCCCTGCGCGAGGGCATCGCGCGCACGGTGGCGTGGTACCGCGACAACCCCGCCCCGGCCGATTCCAACCCGCTTCTGTGA
- a CDS encoding GDP-L-fucose synthase, whose amino-acid sequence MDSLAGKTVFVAGHRGLVGGALVRRLDSEDCEILTATRAELDLRDQAAVRAWMRDRRPDAVFLAAAKVGGILANATYPADFLYENLMIEANVIEAAFREDVEKLLFLGSSCIYPKFAEQPIVESSLLTGPLEPTNAWYAVAKIAGIKLAQAYRRQHGRDFISAMPTNLYGPGDNFDLTSSHVLPALIRKAHEAKRGGASEMVIWGTGSPRREFLHVDDCADACVHLMKTYSGDEHVNVGSGEDIPIHDLTRLVCDVVGFEGEIVRDTGKPDGTPRKLMSAERLRGLGWAPKVPLRAGIAATYAWFCEHVADA is encoded by the coding sequence ATGGACAGCCTGGCGGGCAAGACCGTTTTCGTCGCGGGCCATCGCGGCCTCGTCGGCGGCGCCCTGGTCCGACGCCTGGACAGCGAGGATTGCGAGATCCTCACCGCCACCCGCGCGGAACTCGACCTGCGCGACCAGGCCGCCGTGCGCGCCTGGATGCGCGACCGGCGGCCGGACGCGGTGTTCCTGGCGGCGGCCAAGGTCGGCGGGATCCTCGCCAACGCCACCTATCCGGCCGACTTCCTCTACGAGAACCTGATGATCGAGGCGAACGTCATCGAGGCCGCCTTCCGCGAGGATGTCGAGAAGCTGCTGTTCCTCGGTTCGAGCTGCATCTACCCGAAATTCGCCGAGCAGCCGATCGTCGAGTCGAGCCTGCTGACCGGCCCGCTGGAACCCACCAACGCGTGGTACGCGGTCGCCAAGATCGCCGGGATCAAGCTCGCTCAGGCCTACCGCCGGCAGCACGGCCGCGACTTCATCTCGGCCATGCCGACCAACCTCTACGGGCCGGGCGACAATTTCGACCTGACCTCGAGCCACGTCCTGCCGGCCCTGATCCGCAAGGCGCACGAGGCCAAGCGCGGCGGGGCGAGCGAGATGGTGATCTGGGGAACCGGATCGCCGCGCCGCGAATTCCTGCACGTCGACGATTGCGCCGACGCCTGCGTACACCTGATGAAGACCTACTCGGGGGACGAGCACGTCAACGTCGGCTCGGGCGAGGACATCCCGATCCACGACCTGACCCGCCTCGTCTGCGACGTGGTCGGTTTCGAGGGCGAGATCGTCCGCGACACCGGGAAGCCCGACGGCACCCCGCGCAAGCTGATGTCGGCGGAGCGGCTGCGCGGGCTCGGCTGGGCGCCGAAGGTGCCGCTGCGCGCGGGCATCGCGGCGACCTATGCGTGGTTTTGCGAGCACGTCGCCGATGCCTGA
- a CDS encoding WecB/TagA/CpsF family glycosyltransferase, producing the protein MPEIDAAAVPASEPYALRINRDDPYLVPADGGDARRLPATRILGVPVSVVDMPTAKRTIVDWARARRTSMICVRDVHGIMCAQDRPDLRAAHERASMITPDGAPLTIISRYVRSHGTGRVPGPTLMEEMFSATQGSGLRHYLYGGKEGVAERVAANFARKYPGSEVCGLACPPFGAVAPDLDAQLTEAIRRAEPHIVWVGMSTPKQDIWMNDHLDRLPGMVLIGVGAAFDFHSGAVKRAPKFMQALALEWLHRLLSEPRRLWRRYLVMAPLFLWKVARRPEPRRP; encoded by the coding sequence ATGCCTGAGATCGATGCCGCCGCGGTTCCGGCCTCGGAGCCCTACGCGCTCCGGATCAACCGGGACGATCCCTACCTCGTCCCCGCGGACGGGGGGGACGCGCGCCGCCTGCCGGCGACCCGCATCCTCGGCGTGCCGGTGAGCGTCGTCGACATGCCGACGGCGAAGCGCACCATCGTCGATTGGGCACGGGCGCGGCGCACCAGCATGATCTGCGTGCGCGACGTGCACGGCATCATGTGCGCCCAGGACCGGCCCGACCTCAGGGCCGCGCACGAACGGGCCAGCATGATCACCCCCGACGGGGCGCCGCTCACCATCATCAGCCGCTACGTCCGCTCGCACGGCACCGGCCGCGTGCCGGGCCCCACGCTGATGGAGGAGATGTTTTCCGCAACGCAAGGGAGCGGCCTGCGCCACTACCTCTACGGCGGCAAGGAGGGCGTGGCCGAGCGGGTGGCGGCGAACTTCGCCCGCAAGTATCCGGGCAGCGAGGTCTGCGGCCTCGCCTGTCCGCCCTTCGGCGCGGTCGCCCCGGACCTCGACGCGCAGCTCACCGAGGCGATCCGGCGGGCCGAGCCCCATATCGTCTGGGTCGGCATGTCGACGCCGAAGCAGGACATCTGGATGAACGACCATCTCGACCGCCTGCCGGGCATGGTGCTGATCGGGGTCGGGGCGGCCTTCGACTTCCATTCCGGAGCGGTGAAGCGGGCGCCGAAGTTCATGCAGGCGCTCGCCCTCGAATGGCTGCACCGGCTGCTGAGCGAGCCGCGCCGGCTGTGGCGGCGCTACCTCGTCATGGCCCCGCTCTTCCTGTGGAAGGTGGCCCGCCGGCCCGAGCCGCGCCGGCCATGA
- a CDS encoding glycosyltransferase codes for MTGNPLRVLIVHNRYQIRGGEDAVVEHEAAALARAGCTVETLIFHNDAIRTPLDRLRTAFEAPHAPRGIARVVEAVRRFRPDVVHAHNTFPLVSPAVHGAVRALGPVTVQTLHNFRLACAGAMLMRDGAPCETCLTGSSYAAVRHACYRGSRLGTLAVARMIDRHRRAGTWTRDVDAFIALTAFARDRFIAAGLPARRIVVKPNGLPDPGTPSDGPREDILFAGRLSPEKGVETLKRAAARLAAPVDVAGEGPLRESLEGAPGLTLLGALPRAETRARIGRAAALVVPSLWYEGLPMVVAEAYAAGTPVIASRIGALAHLVEDGVTGLLVTPGDAADLARAIEHLRTRPDEARRMGVGARAAYLRDWTEEATTAALLAVYRGALAARADTDRAIA; via the coding sequence ATGACCGGGAACCCCTTGCGCGTCCTCATCGTCCACAACCGGTACCAGATCCGGGGCGGCGAGGACGCGGTGGTGGAGCACGAGGCCGCCGCCCTCGCCCGCGCCGGCTGCACGGTCGAGACGCTGATCTTCCACAACGACGCCATCCGCACGCCGCTCGATCGCCTGCGCACGGCCTTCGAGGCGCCGCACGCGCCCCGCGGCATCGCCCGGGTCGTCGAGGCGGTGCGCCGCTTCCGGCCGGACGTGGTCCACGCCCACAACACCTTTCCGCTGGTCTCGCCGGCCGTGCACGGGGCGGTGCGGGCGCTCGGGCCCGTCACGGTGCAGACGCTGCACAATTTCCGCCTCGCCTGCGCCGGCGCCATGCTGATGCGCGACGGCGCGCCCTGCGAGACCTGCCTGACCGGCTCCTCCTACGCCGCCGTGCGCCACGCCTGCTATCGCGGCTCGCGGCTCGGCACCCTGGCGGTGGCGCGGATGATCGACCGGCACCGCCGGGCGGGCACCTGGACGCGGGACGTCGACGCCTTCATCGCGCTGACCGCCTTCGCCCGCGACCGCTTCATCGCGGCCGGGCTGCCGGCACGGCGCATCGTCGTGAAGCCGAACGGCCTGCCCGACCCCGGGACCCCCTCCGATGGACCGCGCGAAGACATCCTGTTCGCCGGGCGCCTCAGCCCCGAGAAGGGCGTGGAGACCCTGAAACGGGCGGCGGCCCGCCTCGCCGCGCCGGTCGATGTCGCGGGCGAGGGACCGTTGCGCGAGAGCCTGGAGGGCGCGCCCGGCCTCACCCTCCTCGGCGCCCTGCCCCGGGCCGAGACGCGGGCGCGGATCGGCCGGGCCGCCGCCCTCGTGGTGCCCTCGCTCTGGTACGAGGGGCTGCCGATGGTGGTGGCCGAGGCCTACGCCGCGGGCACGCCGGTCATCGCCTCGCGGATCGGCGCGCTGGCCCACCTCGTCGAGGACGGGGTGACGGGCCTGCTGGTGACGCCGGGCGACGCCGCCGACCTCGCCCGTGCCATCGAGCATCTGCGGACCCGCCCGGACGAGGCACGCCGGATGGGCGTGGGCGCCCGCGCCGCCTATCTGCGCGACTGGACCGAGGAGGCGACGACCGCCGCGCTGCTGGCGGTCTACCGCGGGGCCCTCGCCGCCCGCGCGGATACGGATCGCGCCATCGCCTGA
- a CDS encoding histidine phosphatase family protein, whose amino-acid sequence MRRLLLLRHAKSAYPPGVADIDRPLNPRGREAAPLTGAYMAREGLTPDHAMVSPARRTGETWEAVRAACPETPMETVPSIYEAPAGRILDAIRSAPATAKTLLVIGHNPGLGDLALRLVGEGPKDLQRDLREKFPTAALAAFEFEAAEWADVAFGGGRLLHFVRPRQLAGETEDD is encoded by the coding sequence ATGCGCCGCCTGCTGCTCCTGCGCCACGCCAAATCCGCCTACCCGCCGGGCGTGGCCGATATCGACCGTCCGCTCAATCCCCGCGGGCGGGAGGCCGCACCGCTGACGGGCGCCTACATGGCGCGCGAGGGCCTGACCCCCGACCACGCCATGGTCTCGCCCGCCCGGCGCACCGGGGAGACCTGGGAGGCGGTGCGGGCGGCGTGTCCGGAGACGCCGATGGAAACGGTGCCCTCGATCTACGAGGCACCGGCCGGGCGCATCCTCGACGCGATCCGCTCCGCCCCCGCGACGGCGAAGACGCTTCTCGTGATCGGCCACAACCCCGGTCTCGGCGACCTGGCGCTGCGCCTCGTCGGCGAGGGACCGAAGGATCTGCAGCGCGATCTGCGTGAAAAGTTCCCCACCGCGGCGCTCGCGGCGTTCGAATTCGAGGCCGCGGAATGGGCGGACGTCGCCTTCGGCGGCGGGCGCCTCCTGCACTTCGTGCGTCCGCGCCAGCTCGCGGGGGAGACGGAGGACGATTGA
- a CDS encoding aldo/keto reductase, with product MHTKKLGRTGLDISPLCLGCMTYGVPERGPHPWTLREEESRPLIRRALDLGINVFDTANYYSDGTSEEIVGRALKEYADRDSIVLATKVYYPLKSQPNAGGLSRKAIFSAIDASLKRLGTDYVDLYQIHRWDYATPIEVTLEALHDVVKAGKARYIGASSMFAWQFAKALYTADLNGWTRFSTMQNHLNLLHREEEREMMPLCADQGIPLLPWSPLARGRLTRDFDEGSARQESDLVGKNLYDATVEADRKVVEAVAEVARDRGVPRAQVALAWVIRKPGVAAPIVGASKPQHLDDAAAALDLTLTEDEIARLEAPYVPHAVAGFQ from the coding sequence ATGCACACGAAAAAACTCGGCCGCACCGGCCTCGACATCTCGCCGCTCTGCCTCGGCTGCATGACCTACGGCGTGCCGGAGCGGGGCCCGCATCCCTGGACCCTGCGGGAGGAGGAGAGCCGGCCGCTGATCCGGCGGGCGCTGGACCTCGGCATCAACGTCTTCGACACGGCGAACTACTATTCCGACGGCACGTCGGAGGAGATCGTCGGACGCGCGTTGAAGGAGTACGCGGACCGGGACAGCATCGTGCTCGCCACGAAGGTGTATTATCCGCTCAAAAGCCAGCCCAATGCCGGCGGCCTCTCGCGCAAGGCGATCTTCTCGGCGATCGACGCCTCGCTGAAGCGGCTCGGGACCGATTACGTCGATCTCTACCAGATCCACCGCTGGGATTACGCCACGCCGATCGAGGTGACGCTGGAGGCGCTCCACGACGTGGTGAAGGCGGGCAAGGCCCGCTACATCGGCGCCTCCTCGATGTTCGCGTGGCAGTTCGCCAAGGCGCTCTACACCGCCGACCTCAACGGCTGGACGCGGTTTTCCACCATGCAGAACCACCTCAACCTGCTCCACCGCGAGGAGGAGCGGGAGATGATGCCGCTCTGCGCCGACCAGGGCATCCCCCTCCTGCCCTGGAGCCCGCTCGCCCGCGGCCGGCTGACCCGCGACTTCGACGAGGGCAGCGCCCGGCAGGAGAGCGATCTCGTGGGCAAGAACCTCTACGACGCCACGGTGGAGGCGGACCGGAAGGTGGTCGAGGCGGTGGCCGAGGTGGCGCGCGACCGCGGCGTGCCGCGGGCGCAGGTGGCGCTGGCCTGGGTCATCCGGAAACCGGGCGTGGCGGCACCGATCGTCGGCGCCTCGAAGCCGCAGCATCTCGACGACGCCGCGGCCGCCCTCGATCTGACCCTGACCGAGGACGAGATCGCGCGGCTCGAAGCGCCTTACGTCCCCCACGCCGTGGCCGGCTTCCAGTGA
- a CDS encoding Uma2 family endonuclease codes for MTESLSDRRCGRLMEGPHDRESTVVPLAIADHAAQAMSAPAFRRFQEQRPDRERWELVAGCPIMMAPASLAHNRIASNLERLLNDALESHDPARLACQRPGIELGADDAYRPEPDVAVIGSDYEPGQRFVERAYLLAEIVSGTDEAVIPGPNRRWIDIKRDLYLTHPSCEAVLIIEQERPQIRLSIRTASGWRSDTLIGFETRLLLTAFGLECPLAALYEGTPLKPRGGDHPAR; via the coding sequence GTGACGGAATCGCTTTCGGATCGCCGTTGTGGCAGGCTGATGGAAGGGCCTCATGATCGGGAGAGCACCGTCGTGCCGCTCGCAATCGCAGACCATGCTGCGCAGGCGATGTCCGCGCCCGCCTTCCGCCGCTTCCAGGAACAGCGTCCTGATCGCGAACGATGGGAGCTGGTGGCAGGGTGTCCAATCATGATGGCGCCCGCCTCGCTGGCGCATAACCGCATCGCCAGCAACCTCGAACGGCTGCTCAACGACGCCCTCGAATCCCACGATCCGGCGCGGCTGGCCTGCCAGAGGCCTGGGATCGAACTCGGTGCCGACGATGCCTACCGGCCGGAACCGGACGTGGCGGTCATCGGCTCGGACTATGAGCCGGGCCAACGCTTCGTGGAGCGCGCCTACCTGCTTGCGGAGATCGTCTCGGGCACCGACGAGGCCGTGATCCCCGGACCGAACCGTCGATGGATCGACATCAAGCGCGATCTCTACCTGACCCATCCGTCCTGCGAGGCTGTGCTCATCATCGAGCAGGAGCGGCCACAGATCCGGTTGTCGATCCGGACCGCTTCCGGTTGGCGCTCGGACACTCTGATCGGATTCGAGACACGGCTGCTCCTCACTGCATTCGGCCTCGAATGCCCGCTCGCGGCGCTTTACGAGGGTACGCCGCTCAAACCGCGCGGCGGAGATCATCCCGCACGGTGA
- a CDS encoding MoxR family ATPase, with translation MRFTGTESYVAPPDLTTAVNAAIVLERPLLVKGEPGTGKTVLAEEIARGLGAPLLTWNVKSTTKAQQGLYEYDAVSRLRDSQLGDPRVSDIANYIRRGKLWEAFSAPHRPVLLIDEIDKADIEFPNDLLTELDRMEFHVYETGETVRAVNRPIVIITSNNEKELPDAFLRRCFFHYIQFPDAETLKAIVEVHYPGIKHRLVEEALRVFLETREVPGLKKKPSTSELLDWLKLLVSEDVAPETLRERDRTKLIPPLHGALLKNEQDVSLFEKLAFMMRREGRGG, from the coding sequence ATGCGCTTCACCGGAACCGAGTCCTACGTCGCGCCGCCCGATCTCACCACGGCGGTCAACGCGGCGATCGTGCTGGAGCGCCCGCTCTTGGTGAAGGGCGAGCCCGGCACCGGCAAGACGGTGCTGGCGGAGGAGATCGCCCGCGGCCTCGGGGCGCCCCTGCTGACGTGGAACGTCAAGTCGACGACGAAGGCGCAGCAGGGCCTCTACGAGTACGATGCGGTCTCGCGCCTGCGCGATTCGCAGCTCGGCGATCCGCGCGTGTCGGACATCGCCAACTACATCCGCCGCGGCAAGCTGTGGGAGGCGTTCTCCGCCCCGCACCGGCCGGTGCTGCTGATCGACGAGATCGACAAGGCCGACATCGAGTTTCCCAACGACCTGCTGACCGAACTCGACCGGATGGAGTTCCACGTCTACGAGACCGGCGAGACGGTGCGCGCCGTCAACCGTCCGATCGTCATCATCACCTCGAACAACGAGAAGGAGCTGCCGGACGCCTTCCTGCGCCGCTGCTTCTTCCACTACATCCAGTTCCCGGACGCCGAGACGCTCAAGGCCATCGTCGAGGTGCACTACCCCGGCATCAAGCACCGCCTCGTCGAGGAGGCGCTGCGGGTCTTTCTCGAAACCCGCGAGGTGCCGGGCCTCAAGAAGAAGCCCTCGACCTCGGAACTGCTCGACTGGCTCAAGCTCCTCGTCTCCGAGGACGTCGCGCCCGAAACGCTTCGCGAGCGCGATCGGACCAAGCTGATCCCGCCGCTGCACGGGGCGCTCCTCAAGAACGAGCAGGACGTGAGCCTGTTCGAGAAGCTCGCCTTCATGATGCGTCGGGAGGGGCGGGGCGGGTGA
- a CDS encoding ATPase has translation MKFLRRQPPSRDVQRERREWVLDQQRWKHQRDIERGYRIKWGYVAIAYLVEFMVIGASLAGAWLFADTYSDGDDRAFYFMLLAPLVYAAVELCRVPLGILARTQRSWFVKGLAIIGIVFAAGVTTKSVSQLGEMMFHPRLMDAAKAKTALKDAQADRDSIDTRIAAANARVEQYAGELEQIERRSAENAAQLAGLPAQRCERVYGTNSRGMRYANLKCVTDPRTATLNAAVAKAGSDRSAIVKDLEEARRARGLLDRGAADRKVADAEQAYRNAVNRSQLHSFTAMVYGVDPIDVSDAQVHAFLRIFVFVPALCAAFASTILALSAVSVRKTFMDEDDLGAAVDPEATPYLLASIAEGVRQEMALAQPKPVTRDASVIPLERRTAPVAPPPPPPANTSGNAPAGATA, from the coding sequence ATGAAATTCCTTCGCAGACAGCCTCCGAGCCGGGACGTGCAGCGCGAGCGGCGCGAGTGGGTGCTCGATCAGCAGCGCTGGAAGCACCAGCGCGACATCGAGCGCGGCTATCGCATCAAGTGGGGCTACGTCGCCATCGCCTATCTCGTCGAGTTCATGGTGATCGGCGCCTCGCTCGCCGGCGCGTGGCTGTTCGCGGACACCTACAGCGACGGCGACGACCGTGCCTTCTACTTCATGCTGCTCGCGCCCCTGGTCTACGCCGCGGTCGAACTGTGCCGCGTGCCGCTCGGCATCCTGGCGCGCACGCAGCGCTCGTGGTTCGTGAAGGGGCTCGCGATCATCGGCATCGTGTTCGCTGCGGGCGTGACCACCAAGTCGGTCTCCCAGCTCGGCGAGATGATGTTCCATCCCCGCCTGATGGACGCGGCCAAGGCCAAGACCGCCCTCAAGGACGCCCAGGCCGACCGCGACAGCATCGACACCCGCATCGCGGCCGCCAACGCCCGGGTCGAGCAGTACGCGGGCGAACTGGAGCAGATCGAGCGGCGCTCGGCCGAGAACGCCGCGCAGCTCGCCGGCCTGCCGGCGCAGCGCTGCGAGCGCGTCTACGGCACCAACAGCCGGGGCATGCGCTACGCGAACCTCAAATGCGTGACCGACCCGCGCACGGCGACCCTCAACGCCGCGGTCGCCAAGGCGGGCAGCGACCGCAGCGCCATCGTCAAGGATCTGGAGGAGGCGCGCAGGGCGCGCGGGCTGCTCGACCGGGGCGCGGCCGACCGCAAGGTGGCCGATGCCGAGCAGGCCTACCGCAATGCGGTCAACCGCTCGCAGCTCCACTCCTTCACCGCCATGGTCTACGGCGTCGATCCGATCGACGTGAGCGACGCGCAGGTCCACGCCTTCCTGCGCATCTTCGTGTTCGTGCCCGCGCTCTGCGCCGCCTTCGCCTCGACCATCCTGGCGCTCTCGGCGGTCTCGGTGCGCAAGACCTTCATGGACGAGGACGATCTCGGCGCCGCGGTGGACCCGGAAGCCACGCCCTACCTGCTGGCCTCCATCGCCGAAGGCGTGCGCCAGGAGATGGCGCTGGCCCAGCCGAAACCCGTGACGCGGGACGCCTCGGTGATCCCGCTGGAGCGGCGCACCGCCCCGGTGGCGCCGCCGCCCCCGCCCCCCGCCAACACGTCCGGCAACGCCCCCGCGGGCGCCACCGCGTAA